The Methanophagales archaeon genome includes a region encoding these proteins:
- a CDS encoding IS110 family transposase has product MKRYIGVDLHKNTFTVCYLSRKGKELKSFKVSKEGIEAFKQTLTRDDEVAVESTGNTGYFVREIKDRVGGVKIINPTQFKIISQSVKKTDKRDAKTIAKYLSKGLIPEVRMKSKKEAQLSSLIGTRDKFVKLRTALKNKIHNILNANGIVTKREIFASEKNLDRVLKYELDEDSLFELRIIIRELRNLNKAIEEIDEELKGRGKKLKGHKNLTNITGIGDISATILLNTIGDINDFGGDHKLAAYIGIVPRVHISNKTTHYGRITKMGNKIARTALVQCALIAIRYNPYLRSFYLKLKAKKGSGKAIIATARKLLTIIYRTLKNDWVFEDFNNFKLTSASKGYHLSPA; this is encoded by the coding sequence ATGAAGCGCTACATTGGGGTAGATTTACACAAGAACACCTTTACGGTTTGTTATTTAAGCAGAAAGGGTAAAGAGCTTAAAAGTTTTAAGGTTAGCAAAGAAGGGATAGAAGCTTTTAAGCAAACCCTTACCAGAGATGATGAAGTAGCCGTGGAATCCACAGGCAACACTGGCTATTTTGTGAGGGAGATAAAAGACCGGGTAGGAGGGGTTAAGATAATCAACCCCACTCAGTTTAAGATTATCTCACAGTCGGTAAAAAAGACCGATAAAAGGGATGCGAAAACAATCGCGAAATATTTAAGTAAAGGACTGATACCAGAAGTGAGAATGAAGAGTAAGAAAGAGGCACAATTAAGCAGTTTGATCGGCACAAGGGATAAGTTTGTTAAATTACGGACAGCACTGAAGAACAAAATCCACAACATACTTAACGCCAACGGTATTGTTACCAAAAGAGAGATATTCGCTTCAGAGAAGAATCTGGATAGGGTTTTAAAGTATGAACTTGATGAAGATTCATTATTTGAGCTAAGGATAATAATCAGGGAGCTGCGTAATCTCAACAAAGCCATAGAAGAGATAGATGAAGAATTAAAAGGACGGGGCAAAAAGCTAAAGGGGCATAAGAACTTAACAAATATAACCGGGATAGGGGACATTTCAGCGACAATTCTTCTCAATACCATCGGTGACATCAATGATTTTGGCGGAGACCATAAATTAGCCGCTTATATTGGTATTGTGCCGCGGGTACATATTTCTAACAAAACTACTCACTATGGCCGGATAACCAAAATGGGCAATAAGATTGCCCGGACAGCGTTGGTGCAATGTGCATTGATTGCTATACGCTACAACCCCTATTTACGCTCATTTTATTTAAAGCTCAAAGCCAAAAAAGGAAGCGGTAAAGCAATTATTGCTACTGCAAGAAAGCTTTTAACCATTATTTATCGGACGTTAAAGAACGATTGGGTGTTTGAAGATTTTAATAATTTTA